The DNA region ATCATCTGTTTTTATGTCTGTGTTTCCTTTCCATGATGGTGAGCCCAGGAGGGCAGTTCTGTCCTTGGTCCTTGGCCCTCCTACCTCCTTAATCCCAAACACTCTTGGGAGGGTTTGCTGATCCCCACCTTCCTGCCTGGAAGGAGGGGGAAgttccctcttttctcttcctccggCAGCGGGATTGGGTTCAGCTTTCTTGCCTGAGTGTTTCTGTGGGGTCTGGAGTGCTGTCCGCCAGGCCCTGCTTTGGCCTCCCCTCCTGACCGCCTGAGAGGTTGATGCTCTGCCTTTCCCTGTGGGGAGTGCCGGCAGGCCGCTAAAGGGCTTAGTGTTGCTTTCAGGTGGCGGTGCCTGGGGAGGTGCTGGCTACCCCCCGCCCAACATGCCCCCCATCGGGCTGGATAACATGGCCAACTACGCAGGGCAGTTCAACCAGGACTACCTCTCGGGAATGGTGAGTCCAGCCCTCCTGCTGGGGCTGCCCCTGGGGGTCACACCTGCATGGCCAGAGGGACAAAGGCTGCTGGCTTGAGTGGCTTCACAGGTGTCGTGTGTGTGTGCCTACCTGTGGACACCGAGTATTGAGCTGTGTCTTCGAGCGAAGGGTTTTCGCTGGGGCTCTCTCCGCTCACTGTCCTCTGCATCTCgatttcccatctgtgaaatggagggaAGGGGCATGCATTGGGTTGCCCGGTCTCTCAGGTCCCTTTCAGCTCTGAATTGGATGGGGGCGGTGCCTTCATACAATGTGTATTGAGCGCCTTTTGTGTGAGCGCAGCGTAGGGCCGGGAGGGAGGTGAGCGTATGTGcgcgtgcatgtgcatgtgcgtgtgtggtGTACGTGTGGGTGACTGTTCAGCCCCGGCCTGGCTGCGGGTGCCTGGTAGCATAGGCAGACATGCTACTTTCACTTGTTAATTGGTTTgtagaagaatatattttataatctagAAGCAAATGCTTGCTCAGTGTCAACCATGCAGCCATGCGCAGTCTCATTTGTGCCAGGCTTGTTCTAGGCACCGGGGTTATGTGAATACAACACATAGAAATCTCAGCCCTGAAGCTCCTGGGATGACAGACGGTCACCATAAGTAAACTGTGTGGTGTTAGAGTAAATAAGAGCAGATAAAGGGCTCAGGAGGACAGGtagaggggatgggggacagTAGTTTCAAGTTGGGTGGTCAGGCTGGGCCTCGCTGAGAAGCCAGGGGTGCTCAGACTGAGCTCTGAGCGCTGCCGAGCTCAGGCCAGggaaggatggatggacaggGTGTGGCCATCCTCCTCGGGGGGCCGTTCATCTTATGCTTGCTTTGTGGACTTTTCAGGCGTCCAACATGTCTGGGACATTCGGAGGAGCCAACGTGCCAAACCTGTACCCTGGGGCCCCCGGGGGTGGTTACCCTCCCATTCCACCTGGGGGTTTTGGGCAGCCCCCTTCTGCCCAGCAGCCTGTTCCGCCATATGGAATGTATCCGCCCCCTGGAGGAAACCCGCCCTCCGGGATGCCTTCATATCCGCcctacccaggggcccctgtgccAGGCCAGCCCATGCCACCCCCTGGCCAGCAGCCCCCGGGGCCCTATCCCGGACAGCCGCCAATGACCTACCCTGGGCAGACGCCCATGCCACCTCCTGGGCAGCAGCAGCCAGTGCCAAGCTACCCAGGATACCTGGGGTCTGGGACCGTCACCCCTGCTGTGCCTCCAGCCCAGGTGAGTGCCCGTCCCGTTGCCCTTTGTCCAGGCTCGGGTGCCAGAGGCCTGAGGCTCGTGGCCCAGTGTCCTCTGCCAGCTAGGCCAGGGAGGGTGCTGCGGATGGAGAAGGGCTCTGTCCTCCATCTATAGCTTCTTGTTTTAACGGTGTTGTTTTCTctcacactccccacccccagtttgtattctttttttttttttttaaagattttatttatttatttgagacagagagaatgagagagagagagcacatgagaggggggagggtcagagggagaagcagactccccgccaagcagggagcccgatgcgggactcaatccagggactccaggatcatgacctgagccgaaggcagtcgcttaaccaactgagccacccaggcgctccccccccccacccagtttcTATTCTTAAAGACCTTGGGGAGCTGCCCTGTTTCTCACAGCTTGGTTAGATGTTCTGTGTGCGAGTTGGATCTGAACATCCCAGGGTACTCATCATTCCTCCTGTGTCATTTACTGCCTGGGCTCTGTGCTTTGTAGGAACTGTCTGGGCCCCTGGCCTCAAGCCTTGTGCCCAACGGGGCTTAGTCTTCAGTCCCCCGAGGTGCCTCTCAGGCTGGTCTTAGAGGGTTCTTAAAACCTCCTTTGGCTAGGGAAGATTGTTGGCAGTTCCTCCGGGGCTGCTCTTGGCTCATTTTGGAGAGCATTTCGTGTTTGCAGTGCCTAGAATTCATTGTCATGGTTACGTGGCCAAACCAGCCAAGCACAGGGCTGGTGGTATGTGCTCGACTACTATTATTAGACGGAgggtccctctcctccctgcccccacactccCCTACCCCTGCCCTAGGCTCcatcttccctctgccttccccttcaTCCCTTCTCCGCGCTTCTCTTCTTAACCCTGTTAAAACCGGTAGTGCACCAGCCCCAGAAGGTAAGCCGCCAGGAGACCACTTAGGCAGGAAGATTTGTTTGCTGGGGGGTGCAGCTGTCAGTGTCAGGAAGGGGTCCGGCCAGCAAGCAGGTCTGAGAGCCTAGAGAACAGTGCTAGGAAAAGCAGAGCCGGGAAGTAGGGAGGCGGTGTGTACCATGGTAAGGGCCGGACACCGGCATTTCTGCAGGGAACGTCTTTCTCTCGTTTGCACCGAGGTGCTCCATGGACTACCCAGACCCTTTCAGGAGGGTCCTAATACGTGCTCACGTGTGCTATGGCAGTGAGCTTCCCAGGGCTGCCCCCCCATCAGGAACCCGGGCCCCGTCCTGGAGGACCTGGGCATAGGGCGGATTTTCAGCGTCAGGACTCAGCTAGAGACGGGCTTCTAGCCAGGGAGCCAGGCAGAAGCCTCAGCACCAGGACATGAGGATATCTAATGATCACAGTAGGCTCACTCAGTTACTGATTACAGGCTCCTTCCGGTACCCCAACTTGTAGTAAAAAGGTCACTTTCAGAGTCTGGGGCGGGGAAGTCTTGCATTTGGGGGATACAACATCTTACGTGAGTCTGTTTGTCCGAGCAGTTTGGAAACCGAGGCACCATCACAGATGCTCCTGGTTTTGACCCCTTGCGAGATGCCGAGGTCCTGCGGAAAGCTATGAAAGGCTTTGGTGAGGAACCCCGGGTGGCTCGGGTCCTAACTGCCCCCCTGACTCGCCAGCTCTGTGCGGGGTTGCTGGGAGGAGGGAACCTGGTCCCCGTGGTGGTGGTGGAAGAGGAGGTAGATGTGGGGGTGCAGTTGGGATGCCCAGGAGAATGGAAGAGCCCAGGCCAGGGAAGTCTCCAGTGCAGAGCATCCCCatgaccccagccctgcccacatccACCTCTTCTTCCGCCAGGGACCGACGAGCAGGCCATCATCAACTGCCTGGGGAGTCGCTCCAACAAGCAGCGGCAGCAGATCCTCCTGTCCTTCAAGACTGCTTATGGgaaggtgagtgggggaggggtggcagggaagggaggcCTGGTCCCCACTGAACTGAGGCATAGCCTCTAGCACAGCCCCACTCACCCCTGCTTTTCTTTGGTGCCAGGTGAGCCTAGATCTCCTGGGTGGGCAGTAAGGCCTATTAGGGCATTTTCTGCTGCCCACCCAGCAGTGACCTCTCAGCTGATGGCATCTTCTAGAACAGAAGGATGCTGCGAGGGGGAACTCCAAAAGTCCGCAGGGCACTGAGGTTTGATGAGAGGCACCCAGAGGTCTGGGTTCTAGCCCTGGCTCTGCCATGACTCACAGAGACCATGGACAGGTTATTTCCCTTTAGCTCCCACTGGGCCGGTTTTTCCTCCTGGGGACCCAGGCTGCTAATCCCTGCCCTCTTCACGACCACCCTAGGAGGTGTAGCTGGGAGAGGAGCTTTGAAGGAAAGGGCTTGCAGTTCTGCACAAATGCATGGggatgtattttgaagttctggGCTTTTGAATCTTAGGTAAACTCTGGGTAAGTTGAATAGACTGGTTTTCTGGCCCAGTGCTTCTCCAGCTTGAATGTGGGTCCCCTGGGCAGCTGATTGAATTGCAAGCTCCAGCTGTGCAGGTCTGGGCTGGCTGAGATTTGGCTTTTCTGCCAGGCCCTGGCTGATGCAGATGCTGCTGGTCCTCAGATATGGGATGTTGTCCCTATTAGTCACCTCGTGTGCATTCTCAAAATAGGTTTGTTTGTCTCTTTGAATATTCGATCAGGATTTGATCAAAGATCTGAAATCTGAACTGTCAGGAAACTTTGAGAAGACAATCTTGGCTCTCATGAAGACCCCGGTCCTCTtcgatgtttatgaaataaaggAAGCCATCAAGGTGtgtacatgtttgtgtgtgtgtgtgtgtgttcctttgcTCACATGGACACACAGGCCAGGGAAAGGCCTGGACTGCACGGTGGGGCTGAATCCGTTCATTAGCTGCCGTTGTCAGTGTGGTTCCTGGATCCTCTCGGGTTGGAGTCCAAGTACTGTAGAAAGGGTGACTTCTGGTGACTCCCCAAGAGGCAAAACAGGTGTCATTCATCATCGGGGGCATCTGAGTCCATCTTAACAGCATGGTGGCAGCGGGGTGGTAGAGCTGGTGGTGACACAGTGATAGGAACGGGGCAGAGGCCTCGGGTGGTATCATCCTCCTTCATTTAGGACTCTGTGTGAGCAAATGACAGAAACACTCTTGAGGGGTTTAAGGGAAACAGAGGTGCAGAATCGGTTATGAGGGTAAAGGTGAGCTGCCCGGCTTGAGGAAGGGCAGGGACCCAGGCAGGATTTCTCTTGTCTCTGCTGCTTCCCAAGTGCCCTCTTCAGTCTTCATCTGCCGGGGGCAGAGGATCCCTGTTGACTCCACTCCATTTACCTCTCAGAGATTCGGCCACAGAAAAGACCAACTGTCCCTTAGTCCAAATTCCAAATAGGAGCAGACTCTGGCCTACTTAGGGTTTACTTTCCGCCCCTGGTCAAGTCACTTGTGACCAAAGGGAGTGTCGTCTGCATTCCAAAGTCTCATGGCTCCCAAGACCCACAACAGGTATCCCatggttggggagggggcagctcccACAGAAGGGGGACATCCTTGTGAATTGAGCAGGTGCTCCAGAAGGAATCTATCATTTTTCAGAGGCTTGATAGGCACAATGACTCTTCCTGCCCccaagaggagaggcagagaattcAGTATGGAGCCTGGAGGGGGGAGAGGACCCCACTGAGATCCTCAGACACGCCTTCTTCTAGGGAGGGGTCAGGAAGCAGCTGGGGACAGCACCCAGGAGTGGCCCCCAGGCCTCTGCCCGGCCCAGCTGCCGCCCCCAGCTGGCTTCACGAGGTGGTGGCAGTTGTGGAGTATGGGAAACCACACGGGGCTGGGGTCACCTGTCACTGACGAGCCATGTGTCCTTGAGCAAGTGTAAAATGGGACTGCGGACGCCCTTTCTTGTGgcctgtggtgagcactgagctCGGTGGCTAGCAGAAGCTCTTTGCAAGCTCTGAGGAATTGCAGTTGTGCTCATCATGAAAACAGCTCCCCTGTGCCATGCTTCCCACGTGactggcactgttctaagtgcttcacgTTCGTAACATTTAACCCTCAGCACTTTGCAGGAGGTAGTAGGTGTTAGCGGTGCTCCCATTTGATGTGCAAGGAacctaaggcacagagaggtgaagaagggcgccccaggtcacacagctaataagcagcAGGCCCAGATTCAAGCCTGCCCAGCAGCCAGGCCGCTGCCTGTGTCCTCGGCCTTCTCCCCGCCCCTGacgtgctcctctctctctctcggcctCGTTGGTGCCGCCTCTTCTAGACGTCTTCAGATGCTCCACAATCCAGTCCAGGACTGTCCTCTGTCCACACGTCTACTCTTGCTTTATACACATTTTTCAGTTGTGTCTTGTCTCGTTCATGAGGTGAGCTTGGAATAAAACAGATCTGGGTCCACATTTCAACCCACCAtttactgtgtggccttggacaagtcactacACCTCTCTGATGCTCAGTTTCCTGGTGGGGGAATGAGCATGGTCCTTTATGTGACCTCTGTTCATCACCATGTCACTGTCATGATCTGGGACTTTTCGGGGCCTGGGGCAGTGGCAGGGAGCTTGGCTGCCTCAGGCGGCCCCAGCGGGGCGTGGGCCTGTGCTGGTGGCTGCTACTGTTGGGACTGGTGCCGTGGGGTACAAGGCCCCTGCTCTCTTCCCTGGGTGCCGGAGCGGGAGCTGTGGCAAGCTTGTGGTTTGTGCTCTCTGCCACCTTAGGGAGCTGGCACTGACGAAGCCTGCCTGATCGAGATCTTCGCCTCCCGCAGCAACGAGCACATCCGGGAATTAAGCAGAGCCTACAAAACAGGTTAGGCTGGCGCCCGCCCCTCAACCCTCCACAGACTCCTGTGCTTGCTGGGCCTTGGCCACACCCTCTCCCACGGCCTCTTAGACCTTCCTGGACTTCTTATCGCCTCATCCCCTGCCCCGCCGCCAACACGTGGGGCTTTGATCCAAGACCCAGCCCTGCCCGCTGTTTGCACTCAGGGCAGGTGACTGAGGTAAGGGAGGGGTAGGAGGGAGAGCCTCTAGGGTGCGGTTTGGGCCGAGCCTGACAGACGGCAGGTCGGCCTGGAGGTCACAGCCCCCGTGACCCTGGAGGGCCGTGTGGACCACCTGTCTCGTTGCACCCAGGACTCCTGGGCCCTTCTCTTGCTGGCGTCTGCTGCTGACTGTGGCTGCAGGGTGGGCCTTCCCTGTGTCTCCCTTTCAGAATTCAAAAAGACCCTGGAGGAGGCCATCCGAAGCGACACGTCGGGGCACTTCCAGCGGCTCCTCATCTCTCTGTCTCAGGTACCTTTCCCACAACAGAGCTCGgggctcagagcagagagaggtgGAAAGGGCACGGGGACGGGGGACGTACACAACTGTAGGCAGCGACCTTGACCGTACCTCCTGCTTCCTTTCAGGGAAACCGGGATGAAAGCACCAATGTGGACATGACACTGGTCCAGAGAGACGCCCAGGTGGGTGTGatggccaggtgccccagctgggCTTCCAGAGTCAGGGGCGCCCCCCACTTTCTTCTTGCTCCATGAGGGAGGAGCTCTGAGGTGGAAAGAGCGATGGATAAGGAGCGGGTTCCAGATGCTGTGAGTCTCGGGTGGGCTCTGCTGCTTATCACCCGTGAGACCTTGAGTGTCCCCCCGCCTCTGTAGGCTTCTGATCCCGCCCTCGGCGCGAACCTGGGAGACAATCAAATATGACGGGAGTTGGTAGGTCATGATGGGTGTGGGATTTCATGTGTCCTGGTCCTCTTCCTGTGGTCGGTTGCATATGTCATTGTGTTTGCGGACAGGCAGACTTTCCActtgcctgtttttttgtttttttttttaaagattttatttatttatttgagagagagagaatgagagaaagcacatgagacgggggagggtcagagggagaagcagactccccgctcagcagggagcccgatgcgggactcgatcccgggactccaggatcatgacctgaactgaaggcagtcgcttaaccaactgagccacccaggcgccctccacctgCCTGTTAATGCTTTTGAAGGTCGGAGCCTAGAAACCAGCTGTCACATTAGTTGTGCAGCCTTGGAATTCCGCAGCCGGGCATGACTGTAGACAGATGGCGAAgttctctcccattccctctgtccGTCAGGTCGTCTGAGCACCTCTCTAGAGGAGCTTGGGTTTCCCACGGATGAACTCGGATCACAGCAGTTGTGGCTGGAGAGAGCCGCAGCTTTCTAGTGGGATGGAGCTGGCTAGGCCTCTCTCCCCCTTTGTcgcccctgccacccccagcccGGCACTCCCCAGGAGCTGCCAGCGATCCCCTTCTGTCTGCTGTCCGTCAGGCGGAAGAGGACCTCTGTGGAGGGGCCTCTTTGTAGGGCTGGAAGACGGCTGCTCTCTGGTCTGGTCCATGTcctttccagatggggaaacgggggctcagagaggctgaccCTTGTGCCTGGAGGAACCTGGAGGCAGGGACTGGATAAGGGCCCAGACTCCTGGCTTGTTCTGTGTATCCCGGCTGCACCCCAGATGTCCTCCTTCAGGGTCTGCCTTAACATCTCCCCTGGCTTGAGACATGCACTCCCATTTCTGCACTCAGGGCTGGGCAAACCCAGGCTCCCAGCTCTGTTGCCGCAGTGGGAATTTTCCTGTTCCCACTTTCCTGTCAGACAGGCCTGGCCATTCACTGGCCGAGGCAGAAGCTGCCTCactttcaaggtttttttgtGCCCACTTCTGTGTCTTCTTAGTTATGGATCTGTTCCTGCCTCACCTTGACCTGTGGGGTCTCTGAGCCCCTGGtggctgccctcctcccctggccGTCGGTGCCTTGAGATCCCAGAGCCACTACCTGAGGCCTGGAGAGTGCTTCTGGGCCATCCGGCATGGGGGGTTGCAAATTGGCAAATATTTGGGTGCAAACTTGCAAAAATTTAACAGGCAAGTGCAAATTCTGCCCTTTTGCAAACATTATTATGGTATACACAGGgaaacacagggaaagtgcctgCCACATACAGTCCCACACTCACAATTGCAATCTGTTCATTGTCATAGTATTTATTGCCATAATATTTAGTGTTCCCccttacagataggaaaactgcTTATAAAGATTGAGAATTTCATATAGAACTCTGGATTTCTGGCAACTGTGGGTTCGTTCTCCTCTATTAAAGTCCCCAGCAGGTGCTGAGAAGTGATCGCCCCTCTGTGTGCTTACCCTTTGTCCCCACCACCCTCTGGCCTCACAACTGGCCTGTTCCCCTCATTTAAGTTACCCAGCTAATCCCTTTGGGCTTTCAGGTTTGTGACCCCACATCTAATCTGACCTTCGCATTTCAGAGGTGAGGAAGTGAGGCTCCAAGAGGGCCGGTGGCCTGCCTGGAGCCCCGTGGCAAGTTGGCAGCAGAGCTAGGACTCCAGCCCAGCCCTTGTTCTGTTGTCCCTGTTGTACGCTGCTCCCTTGCTGGGGTTAAAGCTGTCCCTTGCCTGTCCCAGCCTCAGCTGGCCTTGGTTCTCCTGGTCCTGAgtgccctgcccccgccccccgcccgccagCCTGCCTCAGAATCCTCTGTTGCCCGGTGAGACGACGAGTGGATGGTGTCTAGTTCTGCACAGTGCATGGAGCACAACCAGGG from Neomonachus schauinslandi chromosome 6, ASM220157v2, whole genome shotgun sequence includes:
- the ANXA11 gene encoding annexin A11 isoform X2; this encodes MSYPGYPPPAGGYPPAAPGGGAWGGAGYPPPNMPPIGLDNMANYAGQFNQDYLSGMASNMSGTFGGANVPNLYPGAPGGGYPPIPPGGFGQPPSAQQPVPPYGMYPPPGGNPPSGMPSYPPYPGAPVPGQPMPPPGQQPPGPYPGQPPMTYPGQTPMPPPGQQQPVPSYPGYLGSGTVTPAVPPAQFGNRGTITDAPGFDPLRDAEVLRKAMKGFGTDEQAIINCLGSRSNKQRQQILLSFKTAYGKDLIKDLKSELSGNFEKTILALMKTPVLFDVYEIKEAIKGAGTDEACLIEIFASRSNEHIRELSRAYKTEFKKTLEEAIRSDTSGHFQRLLISLSQGNRDESTNVDMTLVQRDAQELYAAGENRLGTDESKFNAILCSRSRAHLVAVFNEYQRMTGRDVEKSICREMSGDLERGMLAVVKCLKNTPAFFAERLNKAMRGVGTKDRTLIRIMVSRSEIDLLDIRMEYKRLYGKSLYHDISGDTSGDYQKILLKICGGND
- the ANXA11 gene encoding annexin A11 isoform X1, which gives rise to MSYPGYPPPAGGYPPAAPGGGAWGGAGYPPPNMPPIGLDNMANYAGQFNQDYLSGMASNMSGTFGGANVPNLYPGAPGGGYPPIPPGGFGQPPSAQQPVPPYGMYPPPGGNPPSGMPSYPPYPGAPVPGQPMPPPGQQPPGPYPGQPPMTYPGQTPMPPPGQQQPVPSYPGYLGSGTVTPAVPPAQFGNRGTITDAPGFDPLRDAEVLRKAMKGFGTDEQAIINCLGSRSNKQRQQILLSFKTAYGKDLIKDLKSELSGNFEKTILALMKTPVLFDVYEIKEAIKGAGTDEACLIEIFASRSNEHIRELSRAYKTEFKKTLEEAIRSDTSGHFQRLLISLSQGNRDESTNVDMTLVQRDAQELYAAGENRLGTDESKFNAILCSRSRAHLVAVFNEYQRMTGRDVEKSICREMSGDLERGMLAVVKCLKNTPAFFAERLNKAMRGVGTKDRTLIRIMVSRSEIDLLDIRMEYKRLYGKSLYHDISVRPSGGMSGLPPAGLPGHPLVPCTSLLGTLAALAPAVRGRLACGLRTCSPQLLLVCPFAPRLLDAPEGRLGVDPAGAPPPYVPSTHHPCCSVKEGRGSPNTSLRENAGLPHLGTRSPCESVTFW